In Chryseobacterium turcicum, a single window of DNA contains:
- a CDS encoding endonuclease/exonuclease/phosphatase family protein translates to MKRFPFLLFIHLGVLILLLSTFANAWIPPNYFSKLNLLSLGFPYLIFAHLIFTLIWIIKKKKIALVFILSTFIFYNPVRRWVNFSPKNNEIDSAKTDLKVLTFNVKYGSSGWSKVKKYITDQNADIILVQEKDTNRAVRSDLIKYPSVILKTKHKIIRQGDLINDDSKGNSFYADIDINGKIVRVINVYLEPFRLNKNMLGMEDKNSEKQEKNKIEALLSRLIPTFKTHEDQVRKIRKAVDHSPYPVILAGDFNSVPNSWEYYNLVKNLDDVFVKAGNGSSTSFHDYKFPLRIDYIFASSSIIPKSYKVDYSVKLSDHYPVIAEFLLN, encoded by the coding sequence ATGAAGCGGTTTCCTTTTTTACTTTTCATCCATCTAGGAGTTTTAATATTATTACTTAGTACATTTGCGAATGCCTGGATACCACCCAATTATTTCAGCAAGCTCAATCTTCTTTCGCTCGGTTTTCCTTATTTAATTTTTGCCCATCTGATATTTACCCTAATTTGGATTATTAAAAAGAAGAAAATAGCACTCGTTTTTATTCTTTCAACATTTATTTTTTATAATCCTGTAAGACGATGGGTCAACTTTTCACCGAAAAACAACGAAATCGATTCCGCAAAAACAGACCTAAAAGTTTTAACATTTAATGTAAAATATGGAAGCTCAGGTTGGAGTAAGGTAAAAAAATATATTACGGATCAAAATGCCGATATTATTTTGGTTCAGGAAAAAGATACCAACAGAGCGGTAAGAAGTGATTTGATAAAATATCCTTCGGTGATATTAAAAACCAAACATAAAATTATTAGACAGGGAGATTTAATCAATGACGATTCTAAAGGCAATTCTTTTTATGCAGACATTGATATTAATGGTAAAATAGTAAGGGTTATCAATGTTTATCTGGAACCTTTCAGACTCAATAAAAATATGCTTGGAATGGAGGACAAAAACTCTGAGAAGCAAGAAAAAAATAAAATTGAAGCCTTACTTTCAAGACTGATTCCTACTTTCAAAACACACGAAGATCAGGTAAGAAAAATCAGAAAAGCGGTTGATCATTCCCCTTATCCTGTGATTCTTGCGGGAGATTTTAATTCGGTTCCTAATTCTTGGGAATATTATAATTTGGTTAAAAACTTAGATGATGTATTTGTAAAAGCCGGAAATGGCAGCTCTACAAGTTTCCATGATTATAAATTTCCTTTGAGAATAGATTATATTTTTGCATCGAGCAGCATTATTCCTAAAAGCTATAAGGTAGATTATTCTGTAAAATTATCGGATCACTATCCTGTAATTGCCGAATTTCTATTAAATTAG
- the mutL gene encoding DNA mismatch repair endonuclease MutL, whose translation MSDIIQLLPDHVANQIAAGEVVQRPASIVKELLENSIDAGATKIELIVRDAGKNLIQVVDDGKGMSETDARMSFERHATSKIRGTEDIFKIATKGFRGEALASIAAVSQVELKTKLKDAALGTNIYIEGGVFQFQEPVQTSEGSNFLVKNLFYNVPARRKFLKNNNIEFRHVIDEFQRVALAHEGLEFSLFHDDEPIFKLRKGTQMQRIVDIFGRKLHPQLIPIKEDILWCQLHGFVAKPEGSKKTRGEQFLFVNGRFFKSPYFNKAVQEAFEGLLLPGYIPTFFLFLELDPEKIDVNIHPQKTEVKFEDEHLIFALLRSTIKRSLGIYNVAPSLDFERDPKLDAIMHQSFPSKSNNIGTLKMPEIIVDRNYNPFLEERQSIKAEIQNLTEMYHQNISAEPSKINLFEDEDFDEDLMRLPNGYWLFNKGDRTLMLDLGRMHRLLVTENNKKSKKATNNSQSLLFSLEYHMNETEKAKYKSINKYLPEIGFDMHIAHENVLRIEAVPEGLKESQVMTFLESLFEILEYKNEKEFMQFYQNKWNKMHSKSRFDFIYKIDAEQLIKDFTALGFPEFLPNGKRCFYEIPFNDFKNKF comes from the coding sequence ATGTCAGATATTATTCAACTTTTACCCGATCATGTAGCCAACCAAATCGCAGCCGGTGAGGTGGTGCAGCGTCCTGCATCTATTGTAAAAGAACTTTTGGAAAATTCTATTGATGCGGGAGCAACAAAAATAGAGCTGATTGTAAGAGATGCGGGGAAAAACCTTATTCAGGTAGTTGATGATGGAAAAGGAATGTCTGAGACCGATGCAAGAATGTCTTTTGAAAGACACGCTACATCAAAAATAAGAGGAACTGAAGATATTTTTAAAATAGCAACTAAGGGATTCCGTGGTGAAGCTTTGGCTTCTATTGCTGCTGTTTCTCAGGTAGAATTAAAAACTAAACTTAAAGACGCAGCTTTAGGAACCAATATTTACATTGAAGGCGGAGTTTTCCAGTTTCAGGAGCCGGTGCAAACCTCGGAAGGTTCTAATTTTTTAGTTAAAAATCTTTTCTATAATGTTCCTGCAAGAAGAAAGTTTCTTAAAAATAATAATATTGAATTCCGACACGTTATTGATGAATTTCAGCGTGTTGCACTCGCTCATGAAGGTTTAGAGTTTTCTCTTTTTCATGATGACGAACCGATTTTTAAATTAAGAAAAGGAACTCAGATGCAGCGAATTGTCGATATTTTCGGCAGAAAGCTACATCCACAACTGATTCCTATTAAAGAAGATATTTTATGGTGCCAACTTCATGGTTTTGTAGCAAAACCTGAAGGATCTAAAAAAACACGTGGCGAACAATTCCTTTTTGTAAATGGAAGATTTTTTAAAAGTCCGTATTTCAACAAAGCCGTTCAAGAAGCTTTTGAAGGATTGCTTTTACCTGGATATATTCCTACGTTTTTTCTTTTCCTGGAATTAGACCCTGAAAAGATTGATGTTAATATTCATCCACAAAAAACGGAAGTAAAATTTGAAGATGAGCATCTTATTTTCGCCCTACTCCGCTCTACCATCAAACGTTCTTTAGGAATTTACAATGTAGCACCAAGTCTTGATTTTGAAAGAGACCCAAAACTTGATGCGATAATGCATCAAAGTTTTCCGAGCAAAAGCAATAATATCGGAACCCTTAAAATGCCGGAAATTATTGTTGACCGCAATTACAATCCTTTTTTAGAAGAAAGACAGTCTATAAAAGCAGAAATTCAGAACCTTACAGAAATGTACCATCAGAATATCTCTGCGGAACCTTCAAAAATCAATCTTTTTGAAGATGAAGACTTTGACGAAGATTTAATGCGCCTTCCTAATGGATATTGGCTTTTCAATAAAGGAGACCGCACATTAATGCTTGATTTAGGCAGAATGCACCGTCTTTTGGTAACAGAAAATAATAAAAAATCTAAAAAAGCTACAAACAACAGTCAATCTCTTTTGTTTTCGTTGGAATACCACATGAATGAAACCGAGAAGGCCAAGTATAAATCAATTAATAAATATCTTCCCGAAATTGGTTTTGATATGCACATTGCTCACGAAAATGTGTTAAGAATTGAAGCGGTGCCTGAAGGTTTGAAAGAATCTCAGGTGATGACGTTTTTAGAAAGTCTTTTTGAGATTTTAGAATATAAAAACGAAAAAGAATTTATGCAGTTTTACCAAAACAAATGGAACAAAATGCATTCGAAATCACGTTTTGATTTTATCTATAAAATTGATGCCGAACAGCTAATTAAAGATTTTACAGCACTTGGTTTCCCTGAGTTTTTACCCAACGGGAAAAGATGTTTTTATGAAATTCCGTTTAATGATTTTAAAAATAAATTTTAA
- a CDS encoding GatB/YqeY domain-containing protein: MSLELIISEAIKTAMRAKDRVALDSLRAVKSQILLLKTEALGAEVSPEQEIAILQRMIKQRKDSYEQFTAQGRNDLAEVEEAQMKVIEKFLPAQLSSEELEAEIKQIISETGAESIKDLGKVMGIASKNLAGKSDGKSISEMAKKLLS, translated from the coding sequence ATGAGTTTAGAATTAATAATAAGCGAAGCAATAAAAACAGCAATGAGAGCTAAAGACAGAGTGGCTTTAGATTCTTTGCGTGCTGTAAAATCTCAGATATTATTGCTGAAAACGGAAGCTTTAGGAGCTGAGGTTTCACCTGAACAGGAAATTGCAATTTTGCAGAGAATGATCAAACAACGTAAAGATTCTTACGAGCAGTTTACCGCTCAGGGAAGAAATGATTTGGCAGAAGTAGAAGAAGCTCAGATGAAAGTCATTGAGAAATTTTTACCTGCACAGTTATCTTCTGAAGAATTGGAAGCTGAAATTAAGCAGATAATTTCTGAAACAGGAGCTGAATCTATTAAAGATTTAGGAAAAGTAATGGGAATTGCTTCAAAAAATTTAGCCGGAAAATCTGATGGAAAAAGTATTTCCGAGATGGCTAAGAAGCTACTTTCATAA
- a CDS encoding GH3 auxin-responsive promoter family protein: MATKALFNTVVNWFIKQRIDQIQNFMDYPIDTQKGILFSQLFHAEDTEYGKKYGFNSISSYQDFKNKVPIVSYEEFEPYVERARQGHKDVSWPGYIKHFAKSSGTTNAKSKFIPISAESLEYCHLKAGKDMVSIYANNHPENQLFTNKNLRLGGSSELYADFNTKFGDLSAILIDNLPFWVEITTTPSKKVSLMGEWESKLKAIVSEVKNEDVGSILGVPSWMMVLLQRVLKETDVKSVSELWPNLEVFFHGGISFKPYKEQYKPIIGKDINYYEIYNASEGFFGIQDRSNSDEMLLMLDYGIFYEFIPMDEFYHSNRKVVSLEGVEVGKNYAMVITTNGGLWRYLIGDTVVFTSISPFRIKITGRTKHYINAFGEELMITNVESALSKACSETKSSVTDFTGAPIFMKENEGGAHEWIFEFSEHPENLEVFTDIFDRHLKTINSDYEAKRYNNITLRKPVVHIARPNLFYSWLESKGKLGGQNKVPRLSNDREYIDPLLELNRVRV; encoded by the coding sequence ATGGCAACGAAAGCACTTTTCAATACGGTAGTTAATTGGTTTATCAAGCAAAGGATAGATCAGATTCAGAATTTTATGGATTATCCTATCGATACCCAGAAAGGAATTCTGTTTTCTCAATTATTCCATGCAGAAGACACCGAATATGGCAAGAAATATGGGTTTAATTCGATATCAAGTTATCAGGATTTTAAAAATAAAGTTCCTATCGTTTCTTATGAAGAATTTGAGCCGTATGTAGAACGTGCAAGACAAGGGCATAAAGATGTAAGCTGGCCGGGCTACATCAAGCATTTTGCTAAATCTTCGGGCACAACTAATGCCAAAAGTAAATTTATTCCTATCTCTGCTGAAAGTCTGGAATACTGCCACCTGAAAGCAGGAAAAGATATGGTGTCAATCTATGCCAATAACCATCCTGAAAATCAGCTTTTCACCAATAAAAATTTGCGTCTTGGCGGTAGTTCTGAATTGTATGCCGATTTTAATACAAAATTTGGTGACCTTTCGGCCATTTTAATTGATAACCTTCCTTTTTGGGTAGAAATTACCACAACTCCGAGTAAAAAAGTTTCGTTGATGGGAGAGTGGGAAAGCAAGCTTAAAGCCATTGTTTCTGAAGTTAAAAATGAAGATGTAGGAAGTATTTTAGGCGTTCCCAGCTGGATGATGGTCCTTTTACAAAGAGTTTTAAAAGAAACGGATGTAAAAAGCGTTTCTGAACTTTGGCCAAACCTGGAAGTTTTCTTTCACGGCGGAATTAGCTTTAAACCCTATAAAGAGCAGTATAAACCGATTATCGGAAAAGATATCAATTACTATGAAATCTACAATGCTTCTGAAGGCTTTTTTGGAATTCAGGACAGATCAAATAGTGATGAAATGCTTCTAATGCTCGATTATGGAATTTTCTATGAGTTTATTCCTATGGATGAGTTTTACCATTCTAATCGTAAGGTAGTGAGTCTTGAAGGGGTAGAAGTAGGAAAAAACTACGCAATGGTAATTACCACCAATGGCGGACTTTGGAGGTATTTAATTGGAGATACGGTGGTTTTCACTTCAATCAGTCCTTTTAGAATAAAAATTACGGGTCGTACAAAACATTACATCAATGCCTTTGGGGAAGAGCTGATGATTACTAATGTAGAATCTGCGTTATCTAAAGCTTGTTCGGAAACTAAATCTTCAGTTACTGATTTTACCGGAGCTCCGATTTTTATGAAAGAAAATGAGGGGGGTGCCCACGAATGGATTTTTGAATTTAGTGAGCATCCTGAAAATTTAGAAGTGTTTACTGATATTTTTGACCGTCATCTTAAAACCATTAATTCAGATTACGAAGCCAAAAGATACAATAATATTACATTGAGAAAACCGGTGGTTCACATCGCTAGACCCAATCTTTTCTATTCCTGGCTTGAATCTAAGGGCAAACTGGGCGGACAAAACAAAGTTCCGAGATTGAGTAACGACAGAGAGTATATTGATCCTTTATTGGAGCTTAATAGAGTAAGAGTATAA
- a CDS encoding BrxA/BrxB family bacilliredoxin has translation MYPTDLVMPMKAELTDKGFADLATPAQVEDALKQSGTTLLVINSVCGCAAGAARPGVVYSLTGEKKPDHLTTVFAGFDKEAVEAARKHLAPFPPSSPCVALFKDGELVHMLERHHIEGNPAGAIAANLQAAYDEYC, from the coding sequence ATGTATCCAACAGATTTAGTTATGCCTATGAAGGCTGAGCTTACAGATAAAGGTTTCGCAGATTTAGCAACTCCTGCACAGGTAGAAGATGCTTTAAAGCAATCAGGAACTACTCTTTTAGTAATCAATTCTGTATGCGGTTGTGCAGCTGGAGCTGCAAGACCAGGAGTTGTTTATTCTTTAACAGGAGAAAAAAAACCTGATCATTTAACGACTGTTTTTGCAGGTTTTGATAAAGAAGCGGTAGAAGCTGCAAGAAAGCACTTAGCTCCTTTCCCTCCAAGTTCACCATGTGTGGCGCTTTTCAAAGACGGAGAGTTGGTTCATATGCTTGAGAGACATCATATCGAAGGTAATCCTGCAGGAGCAATTGCTGCTAACTTACAGGCTGCATACGACGAGTATTGTTAA
- a CDS encoding rhomboid family intramembrane serine protease, which translates to MFNNIPPLTRGLIIINVIVFIVVTLLNNNQVNAYLAAFYPFSPFFHSWQIITHMFMHGSFMHILFNMLTLFSFGPILEQSLGDKKFLILYFLSGLGAFFLFNLWNFVEVEQIKGSLESFGFDINSYLAGESVQFRGNPEAVLVQQGLIENLKDIISVPMVGASGAIFGVIAAFATLYPEAKIGIMFIPVPVKVKYVLPVVIVVSIALGVTGNVGGIAHLAHVGGAIVGFILALIWKRHLYRFK; encoded by the coding sequence ATGTTTAATAATATACCCCCACTTACCAGAGGTTTGATTATAATAAATGTTATTGTATTTATTGTAGTGACTCTTCTAAATAACAATCAAGTAAATGCATATTTAGCGGCGTTCTATCCATTCTCGCCCTTTTTTCACTCTTGGCAAATCATCACTCACATGTTTATGCATGGAAGTTTTATGCATATTTTATTCAATATGTTGACACTGTTTAGCTTTGGCCCCATACTAGAACAAAGTTTGGGTGACAAAAAGTTTTTAATTCTGTATTTTTTAAGTGGGCTGGGTGCCTTTTTCTTATTCAATTTATGGAATTTTGTTGAAGTCGAACAAATAAAAGGAAGTTTAGAGAGTTTTGGGTTTGATATTAATAGTTATCTAGCTGGAGAATCTGTTCAATTTAGAGGAAACCCAGAAGCTGTTTTAGTTCAACAAGGATTAATAGAAAATTTAAAAGATATTATTTCAGTACCAATGGTAGGTGCATCCGGAGCAATCTTCGGGGTTATCGCAGCTTTTGCTACCTTATATCCGGAAGCAAAAATCGGCATCATGTTTATTCCCGTTCCAGTAAAAGTAAAATATGTACTACCAGTAGTCATTGTTGTTTCTATAGCATTAGGTGTTACCGGAAATGTTGGGGGAATTGCGCATTTAGCTCACGTAGGAGGTGCAATCGTTGGATTTATTTTAGCTCTTATTTGGAAAAGACATTTATACCGATTCAAATAA
- a CDS encoding endonuclease/exonuclease/phosphatase family protein: protein MKIFRLIFLILHLGLLLLLTGVLLNAYIPPKIFPWFNLLPLGFPILVVGYILLTFFWIFSWKKRAFVFMFLGLFFLNPVKRWVNYSSESKETANLKIVTFNVKGGKFGPENIEKFINEQNADIVLIQEDADYEYQFNNLEKKYKNPIVGTYSKYKQVFHKELFAGMYNEDFNASVELTDIEIKGKTYRIINTYLQPFKFEKSMVKLNGNSEQDEQKVKSIVKRLIPTFKKHQEQIATIRQNIEDSPYPVILVGDLNSVPNSYEYYHLGTGLKDAFYEVGRGSGTSFHDYKYPLRIDYIFTSESIKPVSYTVDHSVNLSDHFPVIATFKID from the coding sequence GTGAAAATTTTCCGACTAATATTTCTCATTCTACATTTAGGATTATTACTGCTGCTAACAGGAGTTTTACTGAATGCTTATATTCCACCAAAAATTTTCCCTTGGTTTAATTTATTGCCTTTAGGTTTTCCAATTTTGGTAGTCGGATATATTTTACTCACTTTTTTCTGGATTTTTAGCTGGAAAAAAAGAGCATTTGTCTTTATGTTTTTAGGTTTATTTTTCTTGAATCCTGTCAAAAGATGGGTTAATTATTCTTCTGAAAGTAAAGAAACAGCAAATCTTAAAATTGTTACTTTCAATGTAAAAGGGGGGAAATTTGGTCCAGAAAACATTGAGAAATTTATTAATGAACAAAATGCTGATATTGTATTAATTCAGGAAGATGCAGATTACGAGTATCAGTTTAATAATTTAGAAAAAAAATATAAAAACCCAATCGTTGGGACCTACTCAAAATACAAACAAGTATTTCATAAAGAGTTATTTGCAGGCATGTACAATGAAGACTTCAATGCTTCTGTAGAATTAACCGATATAGAAATCAAAGGAAAAACCTACCGCATCATCAATACCTATCTTCAACCTTTCAAATTTGAAAAAAGCATGGTCAAACTCAACGGAAATAGTGAGCAAGACGAGCAAAAAGTAAAAAGTATTGTAAAGCGATTAATTCCTACGTTTAAAAAACATCAGGAACAAATAGCAACCATACGCCAAAATATTGAAGATTCTCCCTATCCTGTAATTTTAGTAGGAGATTTAAACTCTGTTCCCAACTCTTATGAATATTATCACTTGGGAACTGGCCTTAAAGATGCTTTCTATGAAGTAGGAAGAGGCAGCGGAACAAGCTTTCACGATTATAAATATCCTTTAAGAATAGATTATATTTTCACTTCAGAATCTATAAAACCAGTGAGCTATACTGTTGACCATTCGGTCAATCTTTCTGATCATTTTCCGGTGATAGCTACTTTCAAAATAGATTAA
- the ftsA gene encoding cell division protein FtsA, with protein sequence MENQEYSVGLDIGTTKIVAIVGRRNAHGKIEILGVGKAKSLGVHKGIVNNISQTINSIKAAVAEAQSSSGVPIHKVTVGIAGKHIRSLQHSDYIMREKPDKFITDDDIEALKDQVKKLVMLPGEEIIHVLPQEYKVDSEGEIQEPVGMHGKRLEANFHVVVGQMGSIRNIARCVREAGLEMEALTLEPLASSEAVLTKEEKEAGVAIVDIGGGTTDIAIFKDNIIRHTCVIPYGGGIITEDIKEGCSIIEKHAEQLKVKFGSAVPELEKDSTFVTIPGLHGRPDKEISLKTLAQIINARVEEILEMVNTELKAYGAFEQKKKLIAGIVLTGGGSNLKHLRQLANYTTGFDSRIGFANEYVANDKNQYLKGPEFATSIGLLMESLKIRDKKTIAVEEEVEAEVENKIEQNVEEINNNAESQTLVTPQVEEEVKVPVQTSRSSKPTFGQSLMEKVKKFFEEVE encoded by the coding sequence ATGGAAAATCAAGAGTATTCAGTAGGTCTTGACATCGGGACAACCAAGATTGTCGCCATTGTCGGAAGGAGGAATGCACACGGCAAGATAGAAATTCTCGGTGTCGGGAAGGCAAAGAGTCTAGGAGTTCATAAAGGTATTGTGAATAATATTTCGCAAACCATCAACTCTATTAAGGCAGCTGTGGCAGAAGCACAATCCAGTTCCGGAGTTCCTATTCATAAGGTCACTGTGGGGATTGCAGGGAAGCACATTCGCTCATTGCAGCACTCAGATTATATTATGCGCGAGAAGCCGGATAAATTTATCACAGACGACGACATCGAGGCATTAAAAGACCAGGTAAAAAAATTGGTAATGTTACCGGGAGAAGAGATTATTCATGTTCTTCCGCAAGAATATAAAGTAGATTCTGAAGGTGAAATTCAGGAGCCTGTTGGAATGCACGGAAAACGTCTGGAAGCCAACTTCCACGTTGTTGTAGGACAAATGGGAAGCATCAGAAACATTGCAAGATGCGTAAGAGAAGCTGGTTTAGAGATGGAGGCGCTTACTTTAGAGCCTTTAGCATCTTCTGAAGCTGTTTTGACTAAAGAAGAAAAAGAAGCAGGAGTAGCGATTGTAGACATCGGTGGTGGTACTACAGATATTGCTATTTTTAAAGATAATATTATTCGTCACACTTGTGTTATTCCTTACGGTGGTGGTATCATTACTGAAGATATTAAGGAAGGATGTTCCATTATAGAAAAGCACGCCGAGCAATTAAAGGTTAAGTTTGGTTCTGCAGTTCCTGAGTTGGAAAAAGACAGCACATTTGTAACGATTCCGGGACTACACGGTAGACCCGATAAAGAGATTTCTCTTAAAACTTTAGCACAGATTATCAATGCGAGAGTGGAAGAAATTTTGGAAATGGTCAATACAGAATTGAAAGCTTATGGAGCTTTCGAACAAAAGAAAAAACTGATTGCAGGAATTGTTTTGACAGGGGGTGGTTCAAATTTGAAGCATCTTCGTCAGCTGGCAAATTATACGACAGGTTTTGATAGTAGAATTGGTTTTGCAAATGAATACGTTGCGAATGATAAAAATCAGTATCTTAAAGGCCCGGAATTTGCAACTTCTATCGGTTTATTGATGGAAAGTTTAAAGATTAGAGATAAGAAAACAATTGCTGTAGAAGAAGAGGTTGAAGCTGAAGTTGAGAACAAAATTGAGCAAAATGTAGAGGAAATTAATAATAATGCTGAATCTCAAACTCTTGTAACACCTCAAGTAGAGGAAGAGGTTAAAGTTCCTGTACAAACATCAAGATCTTCGAAACCAACATTCGGACAGTCGCTGATGGAGAAAGTTAAAAAATTCTTTGAAGAAGTAGAATAA
- the ftsZ gene encoding cell division protein FtsZ, which produces MENIGTQGFSFDLPKGNSSIIKVIGVGGGGNNALKHMYEKGIHGVDFVICNTDAQTLDNNPVSNKVQLGITITEGLGAGADPEVGEKAAIESIEEIKAAMGQNTKMVFITAGMGGGTGTGAAPVIAKVAKDMGILTVGIVTVPFSFEGKRRLDQAELGLDKLRNNVDSLIVINNDKLRQQFGNLGFKQGFSKADEVLTNAAKGMAEVITGYFDVNIDFRDAKSVLQNSGTALMSTGTASGENKAEEAVRKALDSPLLNDNKITGARNVLLLIRSGVEEATMDEIGIIMDYIQKEAGHTADIIFGVGADEELGDAVSVLVIATGFSNDNQKFSGPTEKIRISLNDALEAPKSSPFKTRDEREVAPEQGYDFGGKNLFRLDDEDHDGPRFKMSSSEKKMIIEDENVKTERKFSDREEDTSESHTQVWKNEELDNNNDSHLFSFDDDPNDLEIQSFSFDFENKREEPTDNSFSNSYSDEKKVEFNFTVNEPLVESNYDFGQPKNELESSVVIERKIEETFQTMETFYQTPEQPKVEERSPFQTRAEIETQKQADSEFTFVNKPAEQERVVERRNKLKEFNSRYQNFDIVNEFESVPAFKRKNISIDGSNASDQNINTYLSDNNGNMQIRENRFLNKDVD; this is translated from the coding sequence ATGGAAAATATAGGCACACAAGGATTTTCATTTGATCTGCCAAAAGGAAATTCTTCGATCATCAAGGTTATCGGTGTAGGGGGCGGTGGAAATAACGCCCTAAAACACATGTACGAGAAAGGTATTCACGGGGTAGATTTCGTGATTTGTAATACCGATGCACAGACTTTAGATAATAATCCGGTTTCAAACAAAGTTCAGTTAGGAATTACCATTACTGAAGGTCTTGGAGCGGGTGCAGATCCTGAAGTAGGAGAAAAAGCGGCTATCGAAAGTATCGAAGAGATTAAAGCAGCAATGGGCCAAAATACCAAAATGGTATTCATCACTGCAGGAATGGGTGGTGGTACCGGTACCGGTGCAGCGCCAGTTATTGCTAAAGTGGCCAAAGATATGGGAATTCTTACGGTAGGTATTGTTACTGTACCTTTCAGTTTTGAAGGGAAAAGAAGACTTGATCAGGCTGAATTAGGACTTGATAAATTAAGAAATAATGTTGATTCATTAATTGTAATCAACAACGATAAATTAAGACAACAATTTGGTAACCTTGGGTTCAAACAAGGGTTCTCAAAAGCCGATGAAGTTTTAACTAATGCCGCAAAAGGAATGGCTGAGGTTATTACAGGTTATTTTGATGTAAACATTGACTTTAGAGATGCTAAATCTGTGCTTCAAAATTCTGGTACGGCATTGATGTCTACTGGTACAGCTTCAGGTGAAAATAAAGCCGAAGAAGCTGTAAGAAAAGCATTAGATTCTCCATTATTGAATGACAACAAAATTACAGGCGCAAGAAATGTACTATTGTTGATCAGAAGTGGTGTAGAAGAAGCTACCATGGACGAAATCGGAATCATCATGGATTATATCCAGAAAGAAGCAGGTCACACCGCTGATATTATCTTCGGGGTTGGTGCTGATGAAGAATTAGGTGATGCGGTAAGTGTATTGGTGATTGCTACAGGTTTTTCAAATGATAACCAAAAGTTTTCGGGTCCTACAGAGAAAATCAGAATTAGTTTAAATGATGCTTTGGAGGCTCCAAAATCTTCTCCTTTCAAAACAAGAGATGAGAGAGAGGTTGCACCAGAGCAAGGATATGACTTTGGAGGGAAAAATCTTTTCAGATTAGATGACGAAGATCATGACGGGCCACGTTTTAAAATGTCGTCATCTGAAAAAAAAATGATTATTGAGGATGAAAATGTAAAAACTGAAAGAAAGTTCTCTGATAGAGAGGAAGATACGTCAGAAAGCCATACTCAGGTTTGGAAAAATGAAGAATTAGACAATAATAACGATTCTCATTTGTTTTCTTTTGATGATGACCCTAATGATTTAGAAATTCAGTCTTTCTCTTTTGATTTTGAAAATAAGAGAGAAGAACCTACTGATAATTCTTTCAGCAATAGCTATTCTGACGAAAAAAAAGTTGAGTTTAACTTTACTGTTAATGAACCTCTTGTTGAGTCTAACTATGATTTTGGCCAGCCAAAAAACGAACTTGAATCTTCAGTAGTAATCGAGAGAAAAATAGAAGAAACCTTTCAGACAATGGAAACCTTCTATCAGACTCCTGAGCAGCCAAAAGTAGAAGAAAGATCACCCTTCCAGACTAGAGCAGAAATAGAAACACAGAAACAAGCCGATTCTGAATTTACTTTCGTCAATAAACCTGCAGAACAGGAAAGAGTGGTAGAGAGAAGAAATAAATTAAAAGAATTTAATTCTCGTTACCAGAATTTCGATATTGTGAATGAATTTGAATCTGTACCAGCCTTTAAAAGAAAAAATATTTCGATTGACGGTTCCAATGCGTCAGATCAAAATATCAACACGTATTTGTCTGATAACAACGGAAACATGCAGATCAGAGAAAATAGATTTTTAAATAAAGATGTAGACTAA